The DNA sequence GCTGCCCATTGTTGAATACCAGGATTGAGAGGTGATTGTGCTGATTTAAACAATCCTCCTGACTCGGTAGGCATTAGAGGCATCTGAGGGAATTCTTCGTTAGTTATTCTGCCAGGTTCAATGGCTATTAACCCACCGGCAATAATTCCATCTTTTAGAGGCTTCTCAAGAATAATGTCGATATCATAGTTGGTGCCTGTGAGGACTATGTCTGGAATGTTTAGACTTATCTGCAGAGGACTTTTTAGTGCTCGTAAGATTGAGTACTCACTTAGAATTTCTTTCCTAATAATTCGATTTCCTTCTTTAGTAAAAGCCAATTTCTGCTTAGCCTCTAACAAGTATGTTTGATTATTTAATTTTTTTTCAGACCGAATGGATAGATTAAGAGATTCTCGATTATCTTTTAATTTTTTTCCTGGCTTGATAGTCCACTCTGCATTTGGGAATCTTTTGAGAAAATCCTGATACTCTTGCTTTAAAGTGATAGCGATATCTGTTGACATTAGAGTTTCCCAACCCGAGGTATTTCGGCTATTGAAAGATTTCTCGAGTTCGCGACTGAGTGTTTTTATATCTATTTCTCTGGAGTATGTTTGGCTTGTGAATGCGACCATGAGCAGAATGACTGAACTGACGCAAAATCTGATGAGATGCTCCACCTAGGAATTTTTCTTATTACGTATAACTTTAAGCGTAGGTATGAATAGCAATTATTTCTATGTCCTGTCTTTTGATCGCAGCAAGTGGAACCGGTGGTCATCTCTTTCCAGCTCTCGCTGTTGCAGAGGCCTTGCCTGAGTCGTGGAAAGTTAGTTGGCTAGGAGTCTCTGACCGCCTAGAGTCGAGTTTGATACCTAAAAAGTATCAATTATCAACTATTGGGGTTGAAGGGGTACAAAGTCGTGGAATTAAGAGAATCGTTCAAATTTTCAAATTACTCGCAGCAACTGGATCAGTAATTTGCCTGATTAGAAGGAATCGAATTCAAATAGTTTTGACAACAGGTGGTTATATTGCTGTCCCAGCAGTACTTGCAGCAAAACTCACTGGCAAAAAAGTTATTCTTCATGAATCAAATGCTATTCCAGGGAAAGCGACTAGATTGTTAGGCCGATTATGCGACAAAGTTGCATTAGGCTGGCCCCCTGCAAAAAAAAAATTGCCAGGGTGCAAAGTGACTGTGACTGGAACTCCAGTTAGAAAATCTTTCTTGATGAAAAATAAATTACCTTCATGGGCTCCTTCTGGACCTGGACCTTTAATTGTTGTAATAGGCGGTAGTCAGGGTGCGGTTGGTTTAAATGATATGGTTAGAGCTGTCCTCCCGTTTTTACTTGATCAAGGTTGTCGAATAGTTCATATAACGGGAAAGAATGCTCAGTCAAAAATTATTCATACGAATCTTGTTGAGCAACCATTTTCTGATGATATCCCAGGGCTGTTGCAAAATGCCGACCTTGTCATTAGTAGGTCTGGTGCTGGTGCCTTGAGTGAATTCGCAGTCTGCGAAGTCCCAGCGATTCTTGTGCCTTATCCCTATGCAGCAGATAACCATCAAGAATGTAATGCTATATATGCATCACAATTTGGTGCTGCATTGATTGTGCATCAGCATGAGCCAGAGGGAAAGGCGTTAAGAAATGCACTGGAAAGGCTATTGAAAAAAAATCTTTCTCAAGCAGATACAGTTGAGAACTTACTTAATTTGATGAGAAAAGGCATGGCAAAGATGGCAGTTAGAGACGCTCACATTCATTTGATGTCTCTATTAAAGGAAGCTAGTTAATTACTTCCTTCATTGCATCCAAGATGCGCAGATTTTCATGTCGACTTTTTAAGCTAATTCGTAGCCAGTTAGCTCCTAGACCTTCAAAAGATTGACAATCTCTAAGTAAAATCTTTCTTTGCGCTAGCTGTTCGCGTAATAGACTTAGTGAATTGCTACTATGAATTAATTGGAAGTTAGTTGAAGATGGGTAAGATTTTATGCCATGAAGACCCTCAAGTTTTGAATGTAGCCAAGCCCCTTCATTTGATACCCATGATTGGACTTTCTGAATTTGCCTGTTCATTAATGTTTGGTTACTCATTAGCATTGTTCCTACAGCTATTGCAAGGCCATTCATTGGCCATGGATCTCTACATTTCTCCCATTCATGTAATCT is a window from the Prochlorococcus marinus str. MIT 9211 genome containing:
- the murG gene encoding undecaprenyldiphospho-muramoylpentapeptide beta-N-acetylglucosaminyltransferase; translation: MSCLLIAASGTGGHLFPALAVAEALPESWKVSWLGVSDRLESSLIPKKYQLSTIGVEGVQSRGIKRIVQIFKLLAATGSVICLIRRNRIQIVLTTGGYIAVPAVLAAKLTGKKVILHESNAIPGKATRLLGRLCDKVALGWPPAKKKLPGCKVTVTGTPVRKSFLMKNKLPSWAPSGPGPLIVVIGGSQGAVGLNDMVRAVLPFLLDQGCRIVHITGKNAQSKIIHTNLVEQPFSDDIPGLLQNADLVISRSGAGALSEFAVCEVPAILVPYPYAADNHQECNAIYASQFGAALIVHQHEPEGKALRNALERLLKKNLSQADTVENLLNLMRKGMAKMAVRDAHIHLMSLLKEAS